A part of Ignavibacteriales bacterium genomic DNA contains:
- a CDS encoding PAS domain S-box protein gives METKKNIIILSDTIKSGNGLRVKIEKIIDSPASVISYRSKSFPKLNNKKQVIILCELTSSNHNEMIRTISQFRAAKNNPIIFIADRKIKIEETNLSGFNSEIILSPFKVTEIKNAIDKFQTKSQGDDESKNNAEGLSLIRKSIERFELDPIRNITLLVEGFGKAINASAAFYNRLNNDLLYSVGKWNLPDDFVPVDIAKGHICFDVINSINDKCVLIRNLPSTKYHLSDPAVSKFQLKTYFGKAINLEGKHIGTLCAVFTKDFKPSKNDYENLKLSASLIENLEKQISQKEELWISREWFNAVFKTSRDGIIIVKSNKILYANESLRKDFLIHSISELTGKSPAVLSVDKSEEFFSALENQSTQDLAHRIFEFEGIRKDKSVFSVEADYSRIKISDEDYGIYYLRDISLRKFAVDKLKKSESLYRTLFSLLPTGILFIDVNGKILEANEAICQILGYTKEELIGKNVQMLSFDKTLQSIESNIGKIIEHKQLQHLVKNIRKDGSICFLELIETVIQLENGETGILSIAKDVTETKLAEDALFKTEEKLRALIQSGILGTMMSDRHGNILEVNDAFLNITGFDRSDVGSPYFNCRLITPDEFHTIEMGKILEAQRKGRCTPYQKQYIRKDGSKVWVLIGFILLGDKQENIFAAVIDITETKTAEEALQKSLHEKEVLLREIHHRVKNNLQIIYSLLDLQLDSVENKELIKFFQNLKDRVRSMALIHEKLYQTGDFSQIDMKDYITTLVDYLYNSYIKYSGEPEFEIDVEDIKLPIDSAIPCGMIISELISNSLKYAFPASGKIEKPKIILKLKMTNLNEFELNISDNGIGIPKDYDIENSQSLGLQLIGMLTQNLNGKLTRANDLGTGFRIIWKDENLK, from the coding sequence ATGGAAACTAAAAAAAACATTATAATACTTTCGGATACGATTAAGTCTGGAAACGGGCTTAGAGTTAAAATCGAGAAAATCATTGATAGTCCCGCAAGCGTAATTTCATACCGAAGCAAAAGCTTTCCCAAACTCAATAATAAAAAGCAGGTAATAATTCTGTGTGAACTAACATCATCAAATCATAACGAGATGATTAGAACAATTTCACAATTCAGAGCTGCAAAAAATAATCCGATTATTTTTATTGCCGATCGCAAAATCAAAATTGAAGAAACAAACTTATCGGGCTTCAACTCCGAAATTATTTTGTCGCCATTTAAGGTAACTGAAATAAAAAATGCCATAGATAAATTTCAAACTAAATCCCAAGGTGATGATGAATCAAAAAACAATGCTGAAGGGTTATCGCTTATCCGAAAATCAATCGAACGGTTTGAACTTGATCCAATAAGAAATATTACTCTTTTAGTAGAAGGATTCGGCAAAGCGATTAATGCATCCGCAGCTTTTTATAACCGGCTAAATAATGATCTTCTTTACTCCGTTGGCAAATGGAATCTGCCTGATGATTTTGTCCCGGTTGATATTGCGAAAGGACATATTTGTTTTGATGTGATTAATTCAATAAATGACAAGTGCGTGTTGATAAGGAATTTACCTTCGACAAAATATCATTTATCCGATCCTGCGGTTAGTAAGTTTCAACTTAAGACTTATTTCGGTAAAGCGATAAATCTTGAAGGCAAGCATATCGGAACGCTGTGTGCAGTATTTACAAAAGATTTTAAACCTTCGAAGAACGATTATGAAAATTTAAAACTCTCAGCTTCTTTAATTGAAAATTTAGAGAAACAAATATCTCAGAAAGAAGAGCTATGGATTAGCAGGGAATGGTTTAATGCCGTGTTTAAGACTTCTCGCGATGGAATTATAATTGTAAAAAGTAACAAAATATTATATGCGAATGAATCACTGCGAAAAGATTTCTTAATTCATTCAATCAGCGAATTGACAGGGAAGTCTCCTGCAGTATTAAGCGTGGATAAATCAGAAGAATTTTTTAGTGCTTTAGAAAATCAATCCACCCAAGACTTGGCTCACAGAATATTTGAATTCGAGGGAATCAGAAAAGATAAATCGGTTTTTTCTGTTGAAGCAGATTATTCAAGGATTAAAATTAGTGATGAAGATTATGGTATTTATTATTTAAGAGATATCAGCCTTCGGAAATTTGCAGTGGATAAGCTGAAAAAAAGTGAATCGTTGTATCGAACTTTATTCAGCTTGCTTCCAACAGGTATTTTATTTATTGATGTTAATGGAAAAATTCTCGAAGCCAACGAAGCGATATGTCAGATATTAGGATACACCAAAGAAGAATTAATTGGTAAAAATGTACAGATGCTTTCATTCGATAAAACACTTCAATCAATTGAATCAAATATTGGAAAGATTATTGAACACAAACAATTACAGCATCTTGTTAAGAATATCCGCAAAGATGGAAGCATTTGCTTCCTCGAATTAATAGAAACTGTTATTCAACTTGAAAATGGGGAAACGGGAATTCTTTCAATAGCAAAAGATGTTACCGAAACAAAATTAGCCGAAGATGCTTTATTTAAAACTGAAGAAAAGCTTCGCGCTTTAATTCAGTCTGGTATTTTGGGAACAATGATGTCCGACCGACATGGAAATATTCTTGAAGTAAATGATGCTTTCTTAAACATCACTGGTTTCGATAGAAGTGATGTCGGATCACCATATTTCAATTGCAGATTGATTACTCCTGACGAATTTCATACAATTGAAATGGGAAAAATTTTAGAGGCACAACGAAAAGGAAGATGCACTCCTTACCAAAAACAATATATCAGAAAAGATGGCAGCAAAGTTTGGGTACTGATTGGCTTTATCCTGCTGGGAGATAAACAAGAAAATATTTTTGCTGCTGTTATTGATATTACTGAAACCAAAACTGCTGAAGAAGCATTACAAAAATCTTTGCACGAAAAAGAAGTATTATTAAGAGAGATTCATCATCGTGTAAAAAATAATCTTCAGATTATCTACAGCCTGCTAGATCTGCAATTAGACTCAGTAGAGAATAAAGAGTTGATTAAGTTCTTTCAGAATCTCAAAGATAGAGTTCGTTCGATGGCACTCATTCATGAAAAACTTTATCAAACGGGCGACTTCAGCCAGATTGACATGAAAGATTATATCACAACGTTGGTAGATTATCTTTATAATTCTTACATAAAATATTCCGGCGAACCTGAATTTGAAATTGACGTGGAAGATATTAAACTGCCGATAGACAGCGCCATCCCTTGCGGAATGATAATAAGCGAACTAATTTCAAACTCATTGAAATATGCATTTCCCGCCTCAGGCAAAATTGAAAAACCAAAAATCATTTTGAAATTAAAAATGACGAACCTAAATGAATTTGAACTTAATATTAGTGATAATGGCATCGGTATTCCAAAAGATTACGATATAGAAAACTCTCAATCGCTCGGGCTTCAACTAATTGGTATGCTTACTCAAAACTTAAACGGCAAATTGACAAGAGCAAATGACTTAGGAACTGGATTTAGAATAATTTGGAAAGATGAGAACCTGAAATGA
- a CDS encoding 1-aminocyclopropane-1-carboxylate deaminase/D-cysteine desulfhydrase produces MTIDLLSENPITPLQEIKLPGVDSSEVTILFKRLDLIHPQISGNKWYKLKYNLLFARENGYDTLLSFGGAYSNHIHALAAAGKLFGFKTIGVIRGEVHQPLNPTLQSASKNGMTLHYLDRNSYRRKNTDEIIESLKKIFGKFYPIPEGGSNALAVKGCSEIVKSIESDFDYICAPCGTGGTLAGLICGLNNSKKIIGFPVLKGGLFLHKDISELVYNFSGQYFSNWKLQTEYHFEGYAKVNSSLTQFIFEFEKLNKIELEPIYTGKMLFGIADLIRKKFFETNSVIAAIHTGGLQGLKGMKMRYPSLFEIYNPVRG; encoded by the coding sequence ATGACGATAGATTTATTATCCGAAAATCCAATTACGCCGCTGCAAGAAATTAAACTTCCAGGTGTTGATTCCTCTGAGGTGACTATATTATTTAAGCGATTAGATTTAATCCATCCTCAAATATCCGGGAACAAGTGGTACAAGCTGAAATACAATTTGCTCTTTGCCAGGGAAAATGGATACGACACTTTACTTTCTTTTGGGGGGGCTTATTCAAACCATATTCATGCACTTGCAGCCGCAGGAAAATTATTTGGGTTTAAAACTATCGGAGTTATTCGAGGCGAAGTACATCAACCGCTAAATCCTACTCTGCAATCTGCTTCTAAAAATGGAATGACACTTCACTATCTCGATCGAAATTCTTATCGAAGAAAAAATACTGATGAAATTATCGAATCATTAAAAAAAATATTTGGCAAATTTTATCCGATTCCAGAAGGCGGATCAAATGCACTTGCCGTAAAAGGCTGTTCCGAAATTGTAAAATCAATTGAAAGTGATTTCGATTATATTTGTGCCCCCTGCGGAACCGGCGGAACTCTTGCCGGGCTTATTTGCGGATTGAATAATTCTAAAAAAATAATTGGATTTCCGGTTTTAAAGGGCGGTTTGTTTCTTCATAAAGACATTTCTGAACTTGTTTATAACTTCAGCGGACAATATTTTAGCAATTGGAAACTTCAAACAGAATATCATTTTGAAGGTTATGCCAAGGTTAATAGTTCGCTCACTCAATTCATTTTCGAATTTGAGAAGTTAAACAAAATTGAACTTGAACCAATTTATACAGGCAAAATGTTGTTTGGCATAGCCGATCTGATCAGGAAAAAATTTTTCGAAACAAACTCTGTTATTGCCGCAATACACACTGGCGGCTTGCAAGGATTGAAAGGAATGAAAATGCGTTATCCGTCTTTGTTCGAAATCTATAACCCTGTTCGAGGTTGA